TGTCAATTTGACTACCAGCGGCTTGGTTAGTGCTTTGCAACATTTCTGTTGCATCAAATAAACCAAGTTCTCGTGATATGTCACCGCTGATAACTTGTACTGGTGACGCGGTAGAGAATTCACTTCGTCTAATGCGTGAACCCGTTACAATAACGCGCTCTATTTCATCTTCTTCTTCTAATAGCGCATCAGAAGCATTGGATTGCTCTGCTACGACTTTTTGTTCAACTGCTACTGCAGCTTCTTGTTCTGCTAATGTCTGAGCGTAAGTGCTAGCACTACAAACAGCGCCAAACATCAAAGCTGTTTTTATACTTCGTGCCACAATATTGAGCTTACTCACTATGACTTCTCCCAAATAGAATAATTATTTTTTATTACATCCTGTAGAAGAACGACTCTGTCCTTAGATAAGCATTTGATCACAAACATGCGTTTATTATTATCTTGTTACACACATTAACAATTTTGCAACATCGATTGTTACATAGCTTATTTAGTATTCCAATGGGTAATGCAACTTATTTGTTACAATTTTGTAAAAAAATAGATTCGCAAAAGAACTTTTTAAATAAAACTTTTTATTACAACAAATTAAATTAAGAACATATGTTCTATAAAACGATGGATGTAACAATTATTTAACATACAAGGAGGTGTTGTGCATATAGAGGGAGGAAGTACACTGAAACATTTAGAAACAATAGGCATTAAAAAACCAGCGACCTGCGCTGGTTTCTAATAAAGTAATTAAAAACTACTTTTTCTTTTTAACCGCTTTCGCATTAGGTAAATCAGTAATTGAGCCTTCGAAAATTTCCGCAGCCAAACCAATTGATTCGTTTAATGTTGGGTGAGCATGAATTGTTAAACCAACATCTTCAGCATCAGCACCCATTTCAACCGCTAAACAGATTTCACCAAGCATTTCACCGGCATTAATACCAACGATAGCACCACCTAGAACGCGGCCAGATTCTTTTTCAAAAATCATTTTCGTTTTACCTTCGGTGCGAGCTGACGCAATCGCACGTCCAGAAGCAGCCCATGGGAAGTTAGCTACTTCAATATTTAAACCTTGCTCTTTTGCTTCACGTTCCGTGATGCCCACCCAAGCCATTTCAGGGTCAGTATAAGCAATTGAAGGGATACAACGTGGATCAAATTCATGCTTCTTACCGGAAATAACTTCGGCTGCAACATGTGCTTCGTGAACCGCTTTGTGTGCAAGCATAGGTTGACCAACGACATCACCGATAGCGAAGATGTGAGGTACATTGGTACGCAATTCCTTCGACACATTGATAAAGCCACGCTCATCAACGTTAACGCCTGCTTTATCAGCAGCAACTAAATGACCGTTTGGCTTACGACCAACAGCAACTAAAATCTTATCGTAGCGTACTTGACCTTCTGGTGCATTTTTACCTTCAAAGGTAACATATAGGCCATCGTCTTTAGCTTCTACTGCAACAACTTTCGTTGACAACATGATGTTGAACTTTTTCTTGTTGTAGTTATTGTAAATTTTAACGATGTCTTTATCAGCAGCAGGCACTAATTGATCAGCAAATTCCACTACTGATACATTTGAACCTAGTGCTTTATATACCGTTCCCATTTCTAAACCAATGATACCGCCACCAAGTACTAACATTTCTTCTGGAATGTCTTTAAGCTCTAAAGCCCCTGTTGAATCAATAACACGTGGGTCATCATTAGGGATAAATGGTAAATCAATAACTGAAGAACCCGCTGCAATGATTGCATTATCAAAAGTGATGGTTGTCTTACCATCAGCGCCTTCCACTTCAATAGTTTTATCTGAAGTGAATTTGCCGTAGCCTGTAACAGTTTTAACTTTACGTGCTTTGGACATACCGCCTAAACCACCAGTTAATTGACCAATGACACTTTCTTTCCAGCTACGAATTTTGTCTAAATCAATTTCTGGCTTACCGAAAGTGACACCGTGAGCAGCCATATCAGCGGCATCATCAATCACTTTAGCAACGTGAAGTAACGCTTTAGATGGGATACAACCGACGTTTAAACAAACGCCACCTAGTGTTTCACGGCTTTCAACTAATACTACGTCTAAACCTAAATCTGCCGCGCGGAATGCTGCTGAATAACCGCCAGGGCCCGCACCTAAAACTACTACTTGAGTTTTAATCTCGTTGCTCATGCTAACCTCAATTCTCATATTAAAGTTGTTGCTTTAATCTTTGCTAAAACAACAACAACTTGGGTTCATTTTTCTGGCACGAAGTTTACTTAAACTCAATAAACTTCGCCATCTTTTAATCAATAAATGTCGGTAAAAATAAAAACTTACTGTAAAGATTTCATGTTCACCGACAGTAGAATTAACCTTCTACAGGACTAACTTACGAATATCAGCCATTACTGACGACATGTGGACGGTAAATCTCGCAGCTACAGCGCCGTCAATAACACGATGATCATATGACACTGATAAAGGTAACATTAAGCGAGGTTCAAACTCTTTACCATTCCACTTAGGTTTCATTTCAGATTTTGAAACGCCTAATATAGCCACTTCTGGCGCATTTACAATCGGTGTAAATGCAGTACCGCCTATGCCTCCTAAGCTAGAAATCGTAAAACAACCACCCTGCATATCAGCTGCTTTTAATTTACCTTCACGTGCTTTGGCACTGATTGCTAACAATTCTTTAGATAACTCGTAAATGCCTTTTTTATCTACATCACGTACCACTGGCACAACTAAGCCATTAGGTGTATCAACCGCAACGCCAATATGTACATATTTCTTCATGACTAAGCTTTCGCCGTCTTCACTCAAACTAGAGTTAAACACAGGGAATTCAAGTAATGCATCGGCTGCTGCTTTCATCAAGAACACAAGTGGAGTGATTTTAAAGCCAAGCTTTCTTTTTTCACAAACCACATTTTGTTCTTTACGAAATGCTTCAACATCAGTGATATCAGCTTCATCAAATTGCGTAACATGTGGAATAGTAACCCAGTTACGATGTAAGAATGGCCCAGAAATTTTCTGAATTCGCGTTAGCTCCTTCGTTTCAACTTCACCAAATTTGGAGAAGTCTACCGACTTCCCTGCAATAACTTGTAAGCCACCTTCGCCACCAGCAACATTACTACCGGCATTTGCTTTCGGACGTGACAATTCATACTTCACATACGATTGAACATCCTCTTTTAAGATACGAGCTTTAGCACCTGTACCTTTAACTAACGTTAAATCAACACCAAATTCACGTGCTATACGACGAATTGATGGTGAAGCATAAATAGCACCTTTGGCTTTAAAGTCACCTGCATGAGGATGGTGAGGCACAGGCGCTGCCTTTGGCGCAGCTGTTGCCACCTTTGGCGCTGGGACAGTTGTTGCTTTTGGCGCTTCAACTGGAGCTGGCTGCTCAGCAGCAATTGGGGCACCGCTTGTCGTTTCAAGCTTAATGACAATAGCGCCTTGGCCAACTTTATCACCGACAGAAACTAGAACTTCTTTAACGATGCCGGCATGCGACGAAGGCACATCCATAGTCGCTTTGTCGGTCTCTAATGTGATCAAGCCATCTTCTTCAGCGATCTCGTCGCCCACGGCAACAAGTACTTCGATAATGTCGACTTCACCGTCTTCGCCAATATCTGGCACAGCGACATCTATTACTTCACTGCCTCCTGTAGCTATAGGCGCAGCGAGAGCTTCAGGCTCTGTTGCATTAACTTCAGTTGCTTCAGGTGTCTCTACAGGCGATTGAATAGGAGCGGCACTTTCTTCCCCGCCAGCTTTCATTTCACCGATTAGGTCACCTTCTTTGATTTTATCACCAACATTAACGTTTAAAGCAGTTAACACACCAGCCATAGGCGCTGGAATATCCATTGACGCCTTGTCGGTTTCAACTGTGACAATACCTTCATCGGCTTCTAAGGAGTCGCCAACAGCAAAACAAATTTCGATGATCTCTACTTCATCACCGCCCACATCTGGGACTAGAATTTGTTGAATATCTGACATATTTATTTTCCTAGTCTAATTACGCGTATAGCGGGTTAAGTTTGTTGGTGTCGATATCAAAACGCTTAATTGCATCACTAACAACTTTACGTTCAATTTCACCGCGATTTGCTAACTCAAATAATGAAGCTACGACAATGTATGACGCGTTCACTTCGAAGTGGCGACGTAAATTCGCTCGACTGTCACTACGACCAAAGCCATCAGTACCTAAACAGCGGTAGTCAGTGTCAATGAAGGCGCGAATTTGATCAGAGTAGCTTTTAACATAATCGGTTGCTGCAATTGCAGGGCCTTTATCTCTAGTGATCACTTGGCCAATGTATGCAACTTGTTGCTCAGCTTCTGGGTTTAACATGTTTTGGCGTGCAACTTCTTGACCTTCTCGTGCCAGCTCATTAAATGAAGTTACTGAGTACACGTCGCTCGAGATGCCGTAGTCACTTGCTAGGATTTGCGCGGCTTCGCGTACTTGCAGCAATATCGTACCTGAGCCTAGTAACTGCACATTTGCTTTTGATTTCTTCGCATCAACACGTTCTAGTTGATAAATCCCTTTGATGATCTGATCAGCAATATCTTTATCTTCAGGGATAGCAGGGTGTTGATAGTTTTCGTTCATCAAGGTTAAGTAGTAGAAAATGTTCTCATTTTCTTCATACATACGACGTAAACCATCACGCACAATTACCGCAACTTCATAACCATAAGTTGGATCGTAAGTAACACAGTTAGGAATTAAACCTGCCTGCACATGTGAATGGCCATCTTGATGTTGCAGACCTTCACCGTTAAGAGTTGTACGTCCGGCGGTAGCACCTAATAAGAAACCACGCGCTTGACTGTCACCCGCAGCCCATGCCAAGTCACCTACTCGTTGGAAGCCAAACATTGAGTAATAGATATAGAACGGAATAGTCGTAGCATTGCACGTTGAATACGATGTACCTGACGCTACCCAAGATGCCATCGCACCAAGTTCGTTGATACCTTCTTGAAGCACCTGGCCTTTTTTATCTTCACGATAGTAGGCTACCTGGTCTGCATCTTGTGGTACGTACTTTTGCCCTTCATGAGCATAAATACCCACTTGGCGGAATAAACCTTCCATACCAAAAGTGCGTGCTTCATCAGGAATAATTGGCACAATACGTTTACCGATCTTTTTATCTTTCAATAAACTGTTTAAGACGCGTACAAAGGTCATTGTAGAAGATACTTCTCGCTCGCCAGAGCCTTTTGTAATTGCATCAAAGATTTTTAACGGTGGAATTTCAAGCGCTTCTTCTGCTTGTTCACGACGTGCTGGTAATGAACCACCCAACGCTTCACGACGGGCCTTCATGTATTTGTATTCAGCGCTATCTTCTGGGAACTTATAAAATGGTAAATCTTCTAACTGATCGTCAGCAATTGGCATATTGAAACGATCGCGATATTGCTTGATTGACTCAATATCCATTTTCTTGACATTATGCGCTACATTTTGCGCTTCACCCGATTGACCTAAACCAAAACCTTTTACTGTTTTAGCCAAAATAACTGTTGGACGGCCTTTGGTGTTATTCGCTTTCTCGTAAGCAGCATATACTTTAACTGGGTCATGGCCACCACGGTTTAAGCGCCAAATGTCTTCGTCAGACATGTTAGCCACCATTGCTGCCGTTTCAGGGTACTTGTTAAAGAAGTTCTCGCGAGTGTATTTACCCCCCTTGGCTTTACAGTTTTGGTATTCACCATCAACAGTTTCATTCATCAATTGTAGTAACTTACCTGAGGTATCACGGGCAATCAGAGAGTCCCAGTATGAACCCCAAATCACTTTAATCACTTCCCAACCAGCGCCGCGGAACGTGCCTTCAAGTTCTTGAATAATTTTACCGTTACCACGAACAGGACCGTCTAAACGCTGCAAGTTACAGTTGATAATAAAGGTTAAGTTGTCTAGACCTTCACGAGCCGCTAGGCCAATCGCACCAAGTGATTCTGGCTCATCTGTTTCACCATCACCTAAGAAGGCATATACACGTTGCCCTGAGCAATCTTTAATACCACGATCGGTTAAGTATTTAAGGAAACGTGCGGTATAAATTGCTTGAAGTGGACCTAAACCCATTGAAACTGTTGGGAACTGCCAAAAGTCTTGCATTAAATGCGGGTGCGGATATGAAGATAAGCCATTGCCATCAACTTCTTGGCGGAAGTTATCCATTTGCTCTTCAGTCAAACGACCTTCGATAAACGCACGACCATAGATCCCAGGAGAAATATGCCCTTGAGCGAAAATGAAATCGCCGCCGTCTTTTTCAGAAGCCGCTTTAAAGAAGTGGTTAAAGCCGACATCGTAAAGCATGGCTGATGAAGCAAAACTACCAATATGGCCGCCTAACTCTAAATCTTTTTTAGAGGCACGTAAAACCAACGCCATCGCATTCCAGCGAATTGCCGCACGAATACGCGCTTCAATGGTTTGATCGGCTGGCATATGTGGCTCTTGCCCTGGCGGAATCGTATTAACGTAAGCCGTCGTTGCATCAAATGGAATATGAGTACCACCACGACGAGAACGGTCGATCAATTTTTCTAATATAAAATGTGCTCGTTCTGGACCTTCATTTTCCAAAACTGCTTCCATTGATTCCAACCACTCTTGAGTTTCTAATGAATCAATATCATTTTTTGGGAGCTCTGACATAGTTTTACTTAGTCTCCGATTATGTTTATTAAATTGTGTAAATTAATGTATTAATAAAGATAGTAAATAACTCACTATCTGCTTTATATTCTTTGCATTCTGCGCATAGAACGTTCCATACGACTTTGTTCTTCTGTTAGGTTGAGTAAAACCTCTTCGATAAACGCCAAGTGACGATGACTTGCCCCCCACGCTTTTTGTGGCTGACCGCTTATAATTGACTCTAATAGATGCTTACGATAATCCGCAATTTTGGCGAATATTTCAGGGCGTTGAGCCAATATCGTCAAATTTTGTTCGATACTGTCGATCATTAAACTAGACATACTTCGCGCTAAATGAAGCATGATAACGTTGTGTGAAGCGCTACAAATAGCCAAATAGAATTCAAAAACCGCTTTGGCTTCTGCTCGATAATCATTCTCAATTTGTGCATGACCAATAGCTTCGTGTTTTTCTTGAATTTCTTTAAAATCTTCAGAAGTGCCGCGCATGGCAGCATAGTACGCAGACATTCCTTCAATGCCATAACGAAACTCTAATATGTCAAATTGTGATTCATGACTTTTTGACATTAAATCAAATAACGGGTCTGATAGTCCTGACAGCAAATTATCACAAACAAATGTGCCGCCACCTTGTTTTCTAGTCACTAACCCTTTTGCTTCAAGTTTTTGAATCGCTTCTCTGAGCGACGGCCTTGAAACTTCAAACTTCGCAGCTAATTCACGCTCCGGTGGTAATTTTTGCCCAGCTTCTAAGCTTCCTTCCACGATCATGTCTTCCAATTGAGACAAGATGACGTCAGATAATTTTGGTTGCTTAGCTCTTACACTTTTAACACTGACCATGGGTTAGCTCAGGTTCCCGTTGATAAATAGCAAATTCAAACACTCGTTTTAATATTGGTAAATTGGTCTTACCAATGATTTCATGGGCAATAATTTATCAGTAAACAGTGCCTGTGTAAATCAATTTAGCCTATAAGGCGTAGTTTTCAATTATTACAAAGGTAATAATTGATTTAGGTCACGCTCTAAAAATACTACGATTGATGAAGGCTTAAGGTGAATAGTGGTGAAATGTGAATGGCCGTTAAATTTTCTGTAAGTAAGCCATTCACCTGTTGTGCATTCAATCAAAAAACAATGCTTGTAGTTTGATTAGTAAATAATCCCTGTTAATGTCAGCACCGCGACGGTAGCGAGTAAAAGCAAGACATTGCGTTTTGCCAGCCGAACCAATAAACAAGGCTCTGCCGTGCAATCTGACTCGTCAACCATGATATCTTCAGCTTGCTTGCCAACATCGACCAAAACACATTGTGGTCGTTTATCTATATCGGCGACATTTTCTAACCATGTAGGGAAGGCTTTAGAGAAGTGCCCAACAAGCACAAAACCAAATGTTGCAACTCGGACTGGCAGCCAATCGACCCAAAATAACACTTTCTCATACATTGAAGTAATAGCCAGTGAATCATCATCTTCTTGCTTCATCAACTGTTGTTGCTCATTGAGGCAACACAATAGCCGATAAAATAGTGCCCCCGCAGCGCCGAAAGCGACGAAAAATAGCATGATCGCAATGTAGTAACGATAATTTAGCCAAATCAAGGTTTGACCAAAACCTAGCGCTGGTAAGTTTTTATCACTGATCAGTTGCTGGTAATGTAAATCACACGTCGTTGTTTCGCCTCTAAAGGCCGAGTGCAAATATTGTTTATAAACGTCGCGAGTTTTAACACAGCCAAAGCACACAATCAGAATAGCCGTTGACAGCAATAAGTGTAATAGACTGTCATCTATCAATTTCAGCACAATAAAGCAGATTGCAACTGGCGCCCCTATTAAAACAAGCGGTAGCAATGTCCCTTTCACTTTATTATGCATGTCTAACTGTTTGGTGAATGCCATGTAGTGCGAAAAGGCATTGTTAAACTGCCAAAAAGGTGAGGATAGTTTTTTTTCTGCAACCAATGCAATTAATAGGCTAATTAGTCCCATCAATGATTCCTTTATTTAAGAGTGCTTTAAAATAAGGCCAATTAAACGCTTCACCAGGGTCTGTTTTTCGACCAGGAGCGATATCACAATGACCTACCAAATGATTATGTACAATTAATGGATAAGATTCTTGCAATTTTTGTACTAAACAGACCAGTTGTTGGTATTGCTCTTCGGTGTAAGGTTCAGTATCTGTTCCTTCTAGCTCAATGCCAATTGAAAAATCATTACACTTTTCACGCCCATTAAAATCAGAAACTCCTGCATGCCACGCCTTGTCATCAAATGAAACGTATTGAATTACTTGACCGTTCCGCCTTATCAAGCAATGTGCCGAGACTCTTAATTGATAAATTTCTTCAAAATATGAATCTTGCCTGGGATCTAACTTGCCTAAGAACAAATCAGTAATATAAGGGCCGCCGAATTTTCCTGGCGGTAATGAGATATTATGAACCACCAATAGCGAGACATCCTGTGCGGGTTCACGTGAGGTGAAGTGGGGTGAGGGGCGGTGTTCAATATCACTTAGCCAGCCATTATTGATGGTACAATCCACTAATAATTTGAATGTTGTTACCTTTGCTTTCGATTGTTCATTTGAGTCAGGTGTGGGTTTCGTCATACACTTTCATTAATACAAATTATTCGACTATTAAGCTAATGCTACTATGACAGAAAACGATTCATCAAATAACTTTGGAAAATTATTTATTTGGTTGGCTTGGATTATTGCTATTTGCTTATTGGTATTTGTTTTCAACGATGTACTAGAAAAGCAGTGGAACCCCAACCAGTCGCCTGAAAGCTATTTATCAGTCCAAGGAAAAAACCAAGTCATTTTAAAGCAAAACAAAAATGGCCACTATGTTTCTAATGGCACCATAAACAATAGCAATGTGCTTTTTTTATTAGATACTGGCGCCACACAAGTCTCTATCCCTTTGCAAGTGGCAGACAAATTGAAGTTAGAGAGTTTTGGCAGTTACCCTGTACAAACCGCCAATGGTCAAGTTTATGTCACACGCACTAAAATCGATACACTCTCAATAGGCGACATTGTTTTGCACGATGTAGCAGCACACATTAACCCTGGTATGAAAAGTGACGAAATACTGTTAGGCATGTCAGCCCTAAAAAGAGTAGAATTCCGACAAACAGGTCGACAGTTGATTTTAACTGAACAATGACCGCATTAATATTCTATGATTTGATGAGAAAAGCCCAATGCAATTAACAAGCCTTCAGCAAGATATTTCGAGCACAGTCACTTGGTCTTTAAAAGAAGACTTAGGTATATCTCCCGACGGTAAACTGGAGCAAAATCTAGATATTACGGCAGAATTAATCCCTGCTGAAAGTAATGCCGTTGCCAGTATTATTAATCGTGAAGATTGCATTGTTTGTGGAATTGCTTGGGTGAATGAAGTGTTTAAACAGCTTGATGCATTAAGTGGCGAACAAACGCACATCACTTGGTTTGTTCAAGACGGGCAGCTCGCCAAGGAAAATACTACATTATGCGAGATAAGTGGTAACGCGCGCATTTTACTAACAGGTGAGCGTGCTGGGCTAAATTTTCTACAAACGTTATCTGGCACCGCCACATTAACGGCAAGTTATGTCAATGAATTAAAAGACAGCAAGACTCAGTTGCTTGATACACGTAAAACTTTACCTGGGCTAAGAACCGCTCAAAAGTACGCAGTAAGCTGCGGTGGTGGCAACAACCATCGCGTCGGTTTATTCGATGCTTTCCTGATCAAAGAAAACCATATAGCAGCATGCGGAAGTATTGCTAATGCAATCGCTGCGGCTAAATCAAATCATGCTGACAAAAAAGTGGAAGTGGAAGTGGAAAACATGGATGAGTTGCAACAAGGACTGAATGCCAGTGCTGATATCATTATGTTAGATAACTTCACCACCGATATGATTGAACAAGCGATGCAAACCACTATTGCTTATAATAAGAACAATAATCAAGACACTAAAATTGAAGTTTCCGGCAATATGACCATGGAAACCCTCAAAGCCTATACAGCGGCCGGTGTTGATTACATTTCATCAGGCGCTTTAACTAAGCATGTGCAAGCCATCGACTTATCGATGCGATTTTCTTAGTTAAAGAAAAATGCGCATATATTTGTTTATGCAATGCTGTAGCTTATCTTGCTGATTTTCAATCATTTAAGGGAGCGGCAGAATTTGTAGGTGAAATGCCGTGAAATCAGTATAAAAATGATAAAAAAGCTCAAAAAAAGTGAAACAATGTTTTACATCTTATAAATTTTATCGCAGTATAGCCTCAGCCCCCGTAATAAAGATGGAAATTATTATTATGAACACAGTAAAAAATATGAAAACAAACGCACAAAAGGGTTTCACCCTTATTGAATTAATGATTGTTGTAGCAATCATCGGTATTTTGGCAGCGGTAGCATTACCGGCTTACCAAACTTACGCTGACCGTGCAAAGTTCTCTGAGGCAATCTTAGCGTCTGGCATTTATAAAAATGCAGCAAGTATTGCTGCACAAACTAAAGGTGCAGCTAAAGCAGATTTGGATGCAGGCGCTGTAGGAATCCCAGTTAAAGATGATCCTGGTGCCCTTGCTGCTACTCATGTAACAGGCGCTGACATGGCTGATGGTGTTATTACAATTACTTCTGACTTAAGTGCTGGTGGCGTAACAAACGCAACTTACACATTGACAGCTACTGTTGACGCAAATGGTGGTATTACTTGGGCTGAAGGTGGTACTTGTTTGACTGCTGGTCTTTGTTAATATAGCCATTTAATTTTTTAAAAAAGCCTCCATTTGGAGGCTTTTTTGTTTCAACAGACAAATTAATACATTAAGATTAACAAAAGTATAATTAACGATGCACCTTAAAGGCTTCCTGAAATGAAAGGAATTCATCAACAATCGAGTTTGTTGTCTGCGCTTTCTAAGCAAAATATCATTCCACAAGAAGCGCTTGATAACATCAGTGCTGATTTTATTCAGCAAGACAAATCCCTTATCCGCCACCTTGTTGAAGATAAGCACTACAATGCTCATAAAATTGCCTCTGTTCTTTCAAAAAGTTTTGGCTACCCATTAATCGACTTAAAACAATTCGATACTTCACTGGTACCTGAAGGGATCAGAAACGAAAAGTTAATTAGAAAGCACAATGCTTTACCGCTCTATTTAAGAGGTAAAGTACTTTTTGTCGCCATGTCTGATCCCACCGATATGGACGCCTTAGAAGATATTCAATTTAACACGGGGTTTAGCACAGAGCTTGTTGTTGTTGACGAGCTAAGTTTACAAGCAACAATTGATGTTGTGCTAGAAAGTGAATCAGAAGCATTAGATATCAGTGAAATAGATGCCGATGAGCTATCGGGCATCGAAGTACAAGAAGACAGAGAAGAAGATAGCTCCACAGGCGAAGGCGATGATGCTCCTATCGTCGTCTATATTAATAAAATACTGCTCGATGCAATTAAAAAAGGCGCATCCGATTTACATTTTGAACCTTACGAGCAAAGTTTTAGAATTCGTTTTCGAATCGACGGCATATTAACTGAAATTGCCAAGCCTCCTGTTGCTTTATCATCTCGAATGGCAGCTCGCCTTAAAGTCATGTCTAAATTAGATATTGCAGAGCGCCGTGTCCCTCAAGATGGTCGTATTAAATTAGCACTATCTAAAAAGAAATCTATCGATTTTCGTGTATCTACCCTACCTACTATGTGGGGAGAGAAAATCGTAATGCGCATATTGGATTCGTCCAGTGCCATGCTTGGCATTGATATGCTCGGTTATGAGCCTGCTCAAAAGAAAATTTATACCGAAGCACTGGCTCAACCACAAGGAATGATATTGGTTACTGGGCCTACCGGCTCAGGAAAAACCGTTTCTTTGTATACAGGACTGAATATTCTTAATACGGCAGAGCGAAATATTTCAACAGCGGAAGACCCCGTTGAGATAAATTTAGAAGGTATAAACCAAGTTCAAATTAATACTCGAGCAGGGTTAACCTTTCCTAGCGCGCTTAGGTCATTTTTACGACAAGATCCGGATATTGTCATGGTTGGTGAAATCAGGGACTTGGAAACCGCCGAAATTGCCATCAAGGCTGCAC
This window of the Thalassotalea atypica genome carries:
- the ampE gene encoding beta-lactamase regulator AmpE — translated: MGLISLLIALVAEKKLSSPFWQFNNAFSHYMAFTKQLDMHNKVKGTLLPLVLIGAPVAICFIVLKLIDDSLLHLLLSTAILIVCFGCVKTRDVYKQYLHSAFRGETTTCDLHYQQLISDKNLPALGFGQTLIWLNYRYYIAIMLFFVAFGAAGALFYRLLCCLNEQQQLMKQEDDDSLAITSMYEKVLFWVDWLPVRVATFGFVLVGHFSKAFPTWLENVADIDKRPQCVLVDVGKQAEDIMVDESDCTAEPCLLVRLAKRNVLLLLATVAVLTLTGIIY
- the lpdA gene encoding dihydrolipoyl dehydrogenase codes for the protein MSNEIKTQVVVLGAGPGGYSAAFRAADLGLDVVLVESRETLGGVCLNVGCIPSKALLHVAKVIDDAADMAAHGVTFGKPEIDLDKIRSWKESVIGQLTGGLGGMSKARKVKTVTGYGKFTSDKTIEVEGADGKTTITFDNAIIAAGSSVIDLPFIPNDDPRVIDSTGALELKDIPEEMLVLGGGIIGLEMGTVYKALGSNVSVVEFADQLVPAADKDIVKIYNNYNKKKFNIMLSTKVVAVEAKDDGLYVTFEGKNAPEGQVRYDKILVAVGRKPNGHLVAADKAGVNVDERGFINVSKELRTNVPHIFAIGDVVGQPMLAHKAVHEAHVAAEVISGKKHEFDPRCIPSIAYTDPEMAWVGITEREAKEQGLNIEVANFPWAASGRAIASARTEGKTKMIFEKESGRVLGGAIVGINAGEMLGEICLAVEMGADAEDVGLTIHAHPTLNESIGLAAEIFEGSITDLPNAKAVKKKK
- the aceF gene encoding dihydrolipoyllysine-residue acetyltransferase, giving the protein MSDIQQILVPDVGGDEVEIIEICFAVGDSLEADEGIVTVETDKASMDIPAPMAGVLTALNVNVGDKIKEGDLIGEMKAGGEESAAPIQSPVETPEATEVNATEPEALAAPIATGGSEVIDVAVPDIGEDGEVDIIEVLVAVGDEIAEEDGLITLETDKATMDVPSSHAGIVKEVLVSVGDKVGQGAIVIKLETTSGAPIAAEQPAPVEAPKATTVPAPKVATAAPKAAPVPHHPHAGDFKAKGAIYASPSIRRIAREFGVDLTLVKGTGAKARILKEDVQSYVKYELSRPKANAGSNVAGGEGGLQVIAGKSVDFSKFGEVETKELTRIQKISGPFLHRNWVTIPHVTQFDEADITDVEAFRKEQNVVCEKRKLGFKITPLVFLMKAAADALLEFPVFNSSLSEDGESLVMKKYVHIGVAVDTPNGLVVPVVRDVDKKGIYELSKELLAISAKAREGKLKAADMQGGCFTISSLGGIGGTAFTPIVNAPEVAILGVSKSEMKPKWNGKEFEPRLMLPLSVSYDHRVIDGAVAARFTVHMSSVMADIRKLVL
- the aceE gene encoding pyruvate dehydrogenase (acetyl-transferring), homodimeric type — encoded protein: MSELPKNDIDSLETQEWLESMEAVLENEGPERAHFILEKLIDRSRRGGTHIPFDATTAYVNTIPPGQEPHMPADQTIEARIRAAIRWNAMALVLRASKKDLELGGHIGSFASSAMLYDVGFNHFFKAASEKDGGDFIFAQGHISPGIYGRAFIEGRLTEEQMDNFRQEVDGNGLSSYPHPHLMQDFWQFPTVSMGLGPLQAIYTARFLKYLTDRGIKDCSGQRVYAFLGDGETDEPESLGAIGLAAREGLDNLTFIINCNLQRLDGPVRGNGKIIQELEGTFRGAGWEVIKVIWGSYWDSLIARDTSGKLLQLMNETVDGEYQNCKAKGGKYTRENFFNKYPETAAMVANMSDEDIWRLNRGGHDPVKVYAAYEKANNTKGRPTVILAKTVKGFGLGQSGEAQNVAHNVKKMDIESIKQYRDRFNMPIADDQLEDLPFYKFPEDSAEYKYMKARREALGGSLPARREQAEEALEIPPLKIFDAITKGSGEREVSSTMTFVRVLNSLLKDKKIGKRIVPIIPDEARTFGMEGLFRQVGIYAHEGQKYVPQDADQVAYYREDKKGQVLQEGINELGAMASWVASGTSYSTCNATTIPFYIYYSMFGFQRVGDLAWAAGDSQARGFLLGATAGRTTLNGEGLQHQDGHSHVQAGLIPNCVTYDPTYGYEVAVIVRDGLRRMYEENENIFYYLTLMNENYQHPAIPEDKDIADQIIKGIYQLERVDAKKSKANVQLLGSGTILLQVREAAQILASDYGISSDVYSVTSFNELAREGQEVARQNMLNPEAEQQVAYIGQVITRDKGPAIAATDYVKSYSDQIRAFIDTDYRCLGTDGFGRSDSRANLRRHFEVNASYIVVASLFELANRGEIERKVVSDAIKRFDIDTNKLNPLYA
- the pdhR gene encoding pyruvate dehydrogenase complex transcriptional repressor PdhR, producing the protein MVSVKSVRAKQPKLSDVILSQLEDMIVEGSLEAGQKLPPERELAAKFEVSRPSLREAIQKLEAKGLVTRKQGGGTFVCDNLLSGLSDPLFDLMSKSHESQFDILEFRYGIEGMSAYYAAMRGTSEDFKEIQEKHEAIGHAQIENDYRAEAKAVFEFYLAICSASHNVIMLHLARSMSSLMIDSIEQNLTILAQRPEIFAKIADYRKHLLESIISGQPQKAWGASHRHLAFIEEVLLNLTEEQSRMERSMRRMQRI
- the ampD gene encoding 1,6-anhydro-N-acetylmuramyl-L-alanine amidase AmpD, whose product is MTKPTPDSNEQSKAKVTTFKLLVDCTINNGWLSDIEHRPSPHFTSREPAQDVSLLVVHNISLPPGKFGGPYITDLFLGKLDPRQDSYFEEIYQLRVSAHCLIRRNGQVIQYVSFDDKAWHAGVSDFNGREKCNDFSIGIELEGTDTEPYTEEQYQQLVCLVQKLQESYPLIVHNHLVGHCDIAPGRKTDPGEAFNWPYFKALLNKGIIDGTN